ACCTGCCCCGTGGGGAGTTCCTCGGGGACGAGGCGGCCCAATCGGACCTACTGAATCTACTCGACGAGCACGATCTGCGCATCAGCGCGCTCGCGACCCACAACAACCCGTTGCATCCCGGCGAGGAACACGCCGAGGAGGCCGACACCGAACTGCGCGAGGCAATCGAACTGGCCGACGAACTCGACGTCGGGATCGTCACCTGCTTTTCGGGACTGCCCGCAGGCGGCCCGAACGACGAGACGCCGAACTGGATCACCGCGCCGTGGCCCACCGAACACGCCGATGCCCACGAGTACCAGTGGGAGGAGGTCGCGATCCCCTACTGGCAGGACCTCGCGGAGCACGCCGCGGATCACGACGTCGACGTCGCCATCGAAATGCACCCGAACATGCTGGTGTACGAACCACACGGCATGGCTCGACTGCGAGAGGAGACCAACGAGTACATCGGCGCGAACTTCGACCCCTCCCATCTGTACTGGCAGGGGATTTCTATTACTGATGCGATCCGGTATCTCGGCGAGCGCGACGCCATCCACCACGTTCATGCGAAAGACACCAAGGTCTACGAGGAACAGGCACGCGAGAAGGGCGTCCTCGACACCACCCCCTACACCGACGAGCCCAACCGCTCGTGGCTGTTCCGTTCCATTGGATATGGCCACGGCGAGAGTCACTGGAAGGACGTCGTCAGCACGCTTAGAATGGTCGGTTACGACGACGTGCTCAGCATCGAACACGAGGATTCCCTGACGAGCGCGAACGAAGGGCTGGAGAAGGCCGTCGACGTGCTCGACAGGGCGGTCTTCGAGACGACGCCCGGCGAGGCCTACTGGGCCGAATAACGAGATTTAGCGCTGTTTCATCGGTTCATCACTACGTCAAACCCGATCGACTTGATCTCGCGTCTGTCGGCAAATCCGTACTGATGGGATAGGAACCGGTTTGTTCCTGAGTTCTAAAAACGATATAATCTATCAATTGACTTATTAGATAGTAGACCATATCCCGCTTCATGGTGCTAAATGATATGGTCTTGACGTATGAGAACGATGCCCGAAAACCACTCGACAGTAGCCGGGAACGTACGTTTCACCAGGGATGGGAAGATGCACTTGACAGTGGGCCGTATAGTGAAGGAACGTTCAACAAGTTGAGTTGGCAAAACCTAGGCAATTGCCTTGGTTGTCTCTTTGGAAACGTACCTGACGAAATGCGAGACGAACTCATGTTTTGGGCAGAGCGGCAACGCCGACTCGATTAACACTAATCCATTATATATCTGGTACGCATCCCACATACGATCGACTAACGCAGCGGGAAGCTGCGCTTTGACAAAGTATTACGGCTCCAGAACGACCTTGACGCAGTCGTCCTCTTTGTTGTTGAACGTCTCGTAGAGTTCGGGGCCGTCCTCGAGCGAGCCCCGGTGGGTGATGATCTCGGTGGGGTCGATCTCGCCGTTCTCGATCGTCTCGAGCAGCGGGTTCAGGTAGGCCTGGACGTGGGTCTGGCCAGCGTTGACCGTCAGGGCCTTGTTCATCAGCGGGCCCATCGGGACGTCGTCCATCCCGTCGATGTAGACGCCCGGAATCGAGAGGGTCCCGCCCTTGCGACAGGACTTGATCGCCTCCTGGAGCACGTACGGGCGATCGGGCTCGTCGGGGACGTGGTCGACGCAGGTGTGGTGGGCCTCGGAGCCGACGGCGTCGATACACCGGTCGGGTCCGCGCCCGTCAGTCTCGTCCATCAGCCAGTCGTAGACGTCGTCCTCCGAGTAGTCGACCACCTCGGTGTCGGCGTGACCCTCGGCCATTCCTAAACGCTCTTCGACCCGGTCGATGGCGATCACGCGATCGGCACCCATCATCCAGGCGCTCTGGACGGCAAACTGGCCGACCGGCCCACAGCCCCAGACGGCGACCGTGTCGTTCTCCTCGATCTCGGCGTTCTCGGCAGCCATATAGCCCGTGGGATAGATATCCGAGAGGAACAGCACCTCCTCGTCCGAGAGGTCCGAGTCGATCTTGACGGGCCCGACGTCGGCGTGGGGTACCCGCAAATACTCGGCCTGCCCGCCATCGTACCCGCCCAGTGTGTGCGAGAAACCGAAGAGGCCAGCCGGCGAGTGGCCCATCGTCTCGGCGGCCATCTCGGCGTTCGGGTTGGTCTCGTCACACAGCGAGTACAGGTCGTTCTCGCAGAACCAGCACTCGCCACAGCTGATGGTGAAGGGGATGACGACCCGATCGCCCTCCCGCAGGTCGTCGACCTCCTCGCCGACCTCGACGACCTCGCCCATCGGCTCGTGGCCCAGGATGTCGCCCTCCTCCATCCCCGGCATGAAGTCGTTATAGAGATGGAGATCCGAGCCACAGATCGCCGTGGCCGTGATCTCGACGATCGCGTCGGTCGGTTCCTCTATCTCTGGTTTCGGAACCTCGTCGACGCGGACGTCGCCCTCGCCGTGCCAGCGGAGTGCTTGCATACAGTTACGTACTGGGTAGTCGTTTCGATAAAAGCGCGGCCTGTCATGGCAACGCCCCTTGCCGCCGATACGGAAACTCCTAACTACATCTGTGGTGAACGATCGCGCATGACACTCGACGTCGGCGTACTCGGCTACCGATTCATGGGCAAGGCCCACGCGAACGCGATGGCGCGGCTCCCGATGTTCTTCCCCGATGCCCCCGAGATCAATCGGGAGGTCCTCGTGGGCCGCGACGAGGAGGCCCTCTCGGAGGCGACCGACCGGCTCGGTTTTTCGAGAACCACCACTGACCCGACCGAGGCCATCGAGTCGGTCGACGTCTTCTACAACCTCGGTCCGAACTTCGTCCATCCCGAATACTCGATCGAGGCGCTCGAAGCGGGCGTGCCGGTCTTCTGTGAGAAGCCGCTCGCGCCCACCATGGAGGAAGCAGAGGGGATGGCCGAGGCGGCGAGCGAAGCCGGCGTCCCCAACGGCTGTGCGTTCAACTACCGGTTCGTCCCGGCGATCCAGTATGCGAGAAATCTGATTGAGGCTGGCGAACTCGGCGAGATATATCACGTCCGCGGGCGGTATCTGCAGGACTGGCTGGTCGACCCCGAGGCTCCGTGGGCGTGGCGCCTCGACGAAGAACTGGCGGGGAGCGGCGCGCTCGGGGATCTGGGTGCCCACACGATCGATCTCGCACGCTTTCTCGTCGGCGACGTCGAGGGAGAGATCAGCGAGATCTCGGGCCGGCTGCGGACGTTCACCGACGAGCGCCCCACCGAGGACGGCGAGACCCGCGAGGTGACCGTCGACGACGCCTACCTCGCGACCGCCGAGTTCGAAGGCGGCGCGGTCGGGAGCTTCGAAGCCTCCCGGAACGCCAACGGCCGGAAGAACGACCACACCATCGAGATCGAGGGCTCGAAGGGGAGCCTGAAGTTCTCGCTCGAACGGCTCAACGAACTGGAGTACAAACGCGAGGGTGCACGCGGGTTCGAGACGGTGCTGGTGACCGACAGCGACGACCCGTACATCGATCACTGGTGGCCACCGG
The DNA window shown above is from Halalkalicoccus jeotgali B3 and carries:
- a CDS encoding sugar phosphate isomerase/epimerase family protein, which produces MDIGVLTVPLGGQSREEAFSYLADLGVGAVELGCGGAPGDDHLPRGEFLGDEAAQSDLLNLLDEHDLRISALATHNNPLHPGEEHAEEADTELREAIELADELDVGIVTCFSGLPAGGPNDETPNWITAPWPTEHADAHEYQWEEVAIPYWQDLAEHAADHDVDVAIEMHPNMLVYEPHGMARLREETNEYIGANFDPSHLYWQGISITDAIRYLGERDAIHHVHAKDTKVYEEQAREKGVLDTTPYTDEPNRSWLFRSIGYGHGESHWKDVVSTLRMVGYDDVLSIEHEDSLTSANEGLEKAVDVLDRAVFETTPGEAYWAE
- a CDS encoding zinc-dependent alcohol dehydrogenase, producing the protein MQALRWHGEGDVRVDEVPKPEIEEPTDAIVEITATAICGSDLHLYNDFMPGMEEGDILGHEPMGEVVEVGEEVDDLREGDRVVIPFTISCGECWFCENDLYSLCDETNPNAEMAAETMGHSPAGLFGFSHTLGGYDGGQAEYLRVPHADVGPVKIDSDLSDEEVLFLSDIYPTGYMAAENAEIEENDTVAVWGCGPVGQFAVQSAWMMGADRVIAIDRVEERLGMAEGHADTEVVDYSEDDVYDWLMDETDGRGPDRCIDAVGSEAHHTCVDHVPDEPDRPYVLQEAIKSCRKGGTLSIPGVYIDGMDDVPMGPLMNKALTVNAGQTHVQAYLNPLLETIENGEIDPTEIITHRGSLEDGPELYETFNNKEDDCVKVVLEP
- a CDS encoding Gfo/Idh/MocA family protein encodes the protein MTLDVGVLGYRFMGKAHANAMARLPMFFPDAPEINREVLVGRDEEALSEATDRLGFSRTTTDPTEAIESVDVFYNLGPNFVHPEYSIEALEAGVPVFCEKPLAPTMEEAEGMAEAASEAGVPNGCAFNYRFVPAIQYARNLIEAGELGEIYHVRGRYLQDWLVDPEAPWAWRLDEELAGSGALGDLGAHTIDLARFLVGDVEGEISEISGRLRTFTDERPTEDGETREVTVDDAYLATAEFEGGAVGSFEASRNANGRKNDHTIEIEGSKGSLKFSLERLNELEYKREGARGFETVLVTDSDDPYIDHWWPPGHVIGWEHTFVHENYEFLSAVDSGGEFAPSFEDGLATQRVLAAIEESDESGERVSLD